The Bacteroidota bacterium genome has a segment encoding these proteins:
- a CDS encoding pyridoxal-phosphate dependent enzyme codes for MSLPDLRLIQEASRRIKPFIHRTPLLSSTSIREITGCELYFKCENLQKAGAFKSRGACNAVFSLNEGAIDKGVCTHSSGNHAQALARAAGLRKMPAYIVMPETAPRVKINAVKGYGGIITFCKPTLAARESTLMEVAAKTGATEIHPYNDYRVITGQATCCLEILEDIPAPDIIITPVGGGGLLSGTALTAAYVSSQTKIFAAEPKGADDAYRSFYSKTFFPSENPRTIADGLLTSLGSLTFPIILEHVDHILTVEENTIIQAMRLIWERMKIIIEPSAAVTLGTVLENPELFAGKRTVIILSGGNTDLDHIPWYS; via the coding sequence GTGAGTCTTCCCGACCTTCGTTTAATCCAGGAGGCTTCGCGCCGGATCAAGCCTTTTATTCACAGAACACCACTGCTGAGCAGCACAAGTATCAGGGAAATCACCGGGTGTGAGCTTTATTTCAAATGTGAGAATCTGCAGAAAGCAGGAGCATTCAAATCACGGGGAGCCTGCAATGCCGTATTTTCTTTGAATGAAGGCGCCATCGACAAAGGAGTATGCACCCATTCTTCAGGAAATCATGCCCAGGCTTTGGCCAGGGCGGCAGGCCTTCGAAAAATGCCGGCCTATATAGTCATGCCGGAAACAGCACCCAGGGTAAAAATAAATGCCGTAAAAGGGTATGGTGGTATTATCACGTTTTGTAAACCAACTTTAGCTGCCAGAGAATCGACACTGATGGAAGTGGCAGCAAAGACCGGTGCTACTGAAATTCACCCTTACAATGACTACAGGGTGATCACAGGTCAGGCAACCTGTTGTCTGGAGATATTGGAAGACATACCTGCGCCCGATATTATCATTACCCCGGTTGGGGGCGGTGGTCTGCTCAGCGGGACAGCACTCACAGCCGCTTATGTATCCTCTCAAACTAAAATATTTGCTGCTGAACCCAAGGGTGCCGACGACGCTTACCGCTCCTTTTACAGCAAGACCTTCTTTCCTTCTGAAAACCCCAGAACCATTGCCGATGGATTACTCACATCACTCGGAAGCCTCACATTCCCGATCATTTTGGAACATGTCGACCACATCCTGACGGTAGAGGAAAATACCATCATCCAAGCCATGCGGCTAATATGGGAGAGAATGAAAATCATTATTGAACCCTCTGCCGCCGTTACTCTGGGTACGGTACTCGAAAACCCGGAGCTATTTGCCGGCAAAAGGACAGTTATCATCCTTTCGGGTGGAAATACAGACCTTGATCATATACCATGGTACTCCTGA